ATTTTTTAGAAATTCCGAATAATTGAGAATGCTGAAAACATAGTTCAAACAGTCAGTTGTACGCgtgcatatatttttttatatccGCGTGTAACTCACTATTTTGAACTCTgtttttcgacactgtaaattattcataattttttgaaaattgatggaatgcctactataactataaaatataccatcatattaaaaaattaggttataattcCAAGTACCGAAAACAAAGATACCCTTGCCGATAGGGAAAAAAAATGACACCCCACTATAGAATTTCTCTATATAATTAAGGGGAAATATGTGTCATTCATCCTTATGTAGTtcattttgttgcacttaaatccTTATGTAATTTTTTTGATGGCAAAAATCTTTGTCGTTACATATTTGGTGTGGACGTTGGTCCCCAACCGTTAAGTATGTCAAGGGGTACACGTGGCAGCACCCGATTGGCAGCAAAATTTgcttttgaaattatatttacataatttttttaggtgaataaattattttatttaattttttgcaATAAAAAATTTACTTAGGCATTAAAGTGCAAGAAAATGAGCTACATAGGTATTTATGCTGCAAATTTCTCAAAAACGAATTTTGCCGCCAATCGGGTGCTGCCACATGTATCTCTTGATACACTTAACGGTTGAGGAACCAATGGCCACACCAAATGTGTAACGACAAAGATTTTTGCTGCAaatttttttacataaatatttaagtgcaacaaaatgaATTACTTAGAattaatgccccaaattcccctATAATTAATGACCTCAAACAAAATTTTGggtccttttaaaaaaaaaatgggtaGGATAGGATGGAGATGAGGGATAATTTTCCTATATATCCTCTAGTAGCCTTTAAAAAAACGGTGTATTAAGAGTAGCGTTCCAATCACGTTTGCAGTAGACACTTGACCTAGATATGTATGCAATTGTAGTATGGTTGGTAATACGTGTCTTTCGATTTTCTTCTTATAATTATGGTTGTTCTATTATTCTACTTGAGTAAACATTATTTTTACGCCACAATTTAGAATAATTAACGGAGTAAACTCAACACAATATCATATAATTTAGATTTCTAATTACAAATACTACTTCTTAAGCATTATATGTAagattaataataaatattagagTGAATAATATAGTTGCTATTTTATAACATTAAGAGATAAGCATACAGCTTTTTTCAAGTCTCATTCTCTCACAAACCCTAGTGCCTCATTCTCTATCCCTCTTGATTTACATCCCTATCCAGGAGAGGGAAattattctattgtttttttaTTGCTTCACATGCATCatcttttttttaatgaatattttgttcttatagattttaaattgttttaatttttagaaattttgttcCATCATTTTATAGATCACTGTGAATTTAAGTCTATTGTGGTTTATTTCAATAAACTTTATGTATATAAGTCATCAAAGATACACAAGGTTTATTGATAAATCAATTGAAAGTCAAATGATGATTTCAGAGAGTGAAAATATATGTATACAGTATAGTAGATCTCGATTTATGTGGATTTGTCTGAGTACTCTATTTTTGTTTTGTGTAATTAAAATTCCAAATTCAATGATTTAATTCGTTATATTCCGTTTCAACTTTTATATTTGTATGGTTGACTAATAAAGCATGGATGAAGTATATTTACAGATTGTTCACAAAATTTCCACAATGTTGACAAATATTCATGATATATTTGTAGAAATGTTGACATATAATCCAAAAAAAAAGCAAGGAATAATactgtgttttttttttgggCAAAAACATTGTAACGAAGTGATAATACAATTACCTTTACAAAATTCTCATATTTGTGGAaacttttttttgtgtgtgtatgtggctatttttatataaaagaaaaggacagaatttttttatttcaaaatattaCAACTTTATCGAAAAATCTATCAACATTGACCTTTTCATAGATattattagtaaattaaaaatccACACTTCGTTCTTGACTAtgaaattaaaaagaaagaagagtgAGAGGATTATTAATAAATGGATTTGGATCATATTTGTTTTGATACCAGTAATTTTAAGAATAATGATACATATATTTAAATTGTATATAGTGTTTACACACAATAATGTGTAgttaatttgaattattttaactaggACGACATTACTTTTAATTACGTGATTATAATTAATTACACGTCATTGTACATAATTTATTTTCAACAACAACATCACTTTATACATTTACTTCCCTACTTACCATAATTAATAAATGATCCATCACAACAGCGACAATAATGTTACCAGAAAACAATAATTACCAAAAGACACGCCACGaatagggatgtaaatggggcgggtcaGCCCCGCCCCACCCCGCCTCGCGAACATTTTGCCCCGCCCCGGCTTAATCGGGGCGGGTCAACCCCGCTCCATTTGCcctatttaactttttttttaagaaacattaaattataattttagaattttcccaaaagctaaatattattttttattgtaatctttatattttacacatggtatcaactacaccatcaaatattatattttgttttttttattttaaaatttacaaaataaatacaagaataaggatgaatgatataaaacatatttttcaatatttataattatttctagtctatatagaattaaaaatattataaaccacatataaaatgtgatttttacgtactatgtatataagtagcatgagagaattgagttagagtataaaaaaaaaaaaaaaaaattgaggcggGGCGGCCCCGCCCCGTTTAAATTCCTAGCTGCCCCGCCCCAAATTCCGCTCCGCTTTTACCAGGGCAAAGATGCCCGTCGGGTCGGGGCCCCGCCCCGCCGCCCCATTTTGCCACGAAGAATCGAAAAACAACAACATATATCAACAAATAAATGACAAAACTTTAAAAACGAAAAGAGACTTTCGAAAACGACAACAGTCAAGGAAAGTACCAGTTGAAAACGACAATTttgtaaagaaagaaagaaacggTAGATTTTTCAAAGACTAGGTATGTTACGACCAGGTTAATGCGCAAATAGAAATAAATACTGGTGTAATAAACTATAGCATCTTGGAATGATTATCTCCACTTTGAAGCTATAATATTGCACATGAATACGATTATCTTGTAACTTACATATTTTCACCGAGCAAAGGAGGCCCAAAAATGATTCAAATGATCTATATAGTGATCATTATTTGACAAGATATTACTGCATGAGATGAGAAACACATTGAATGACTagtacattattttattttatttttctgtgccaactttctgatttttctttggcTCTGTACTGCTCGAACTACTATCAGAATCATTAGCATCATCATTTAAGCCTGTGTCATTCTTGCGGTCGCCTTCTACGATTTTCGGTATCAAAGGAGTATAATAAGGCTGCGGATGAATGGAAATGTAGTTTCCAGCTGAAGGGAAAGATTGATAACCATATGTTGGTGTGTAAGGTGTAGCAGGAGGATATGTGTTTGGAGGAGGCCAATACATTAAAGCTGGCACAAATGGATTTGTTGGCTGTGGTGGGAGTGTGTGATGATGATGATATGGGGTTTGGTTTGGGAAGGGGACATTAGTACTAGAGTTGGCAATTACAGAGTTAGAGATTTCTAATGGCGTCTGAGGCTGAGGTGGGATAGACTGATGATGAAATGCTGCCATTGCTTGTGTATGAATGGATGTATACCCCATTAATCCAAATTGAGAAGGAGGTCCGGAGCTCAAATGTCCCGGTTTTTGGAGTGCTAAATATCTTTGTGTGTTATGATTATTAGGCTTACTGATGGAGCTGGAGTTGGCCTGTTTCTTTACCTTTGGTTTTGTAGAACATGTTTTCCCTGTGAGTTGCTGGGAACCAGGACTAGCCTGATGAAGAAAAGGGATACAAAGTTAGAAGCCAAGAATTGGATTGGTGTTAAAACTTGAAACTTACTTTTGTAATGGCATGGGAATTCTGATTTGCCCTTGACAGATGACAAAACAAGAAGTAAGTAAGCTTACAGAGTCAGAAACAATTTGATGTGGGAGAAACAAATCTTCTCCTTCAGCCTCCTCATCTGTCCTGTAACAGAGAAGCTATGCATCAATTAAACCATGTCAAGAGTACACTGAAATAAGATATTCACTTCCACAAAGCACATAATCAACATTTTTGTTATGTATTTATCTTGGTATGCGATTTCTCACTTTACCTGTAATATTTCTGAAGCAAGTCTAAGTTCCGGTACTTGGTTTCCCTTTGAACTAGATCATCAGGAAAACCAGCCATGAAGAGAAGTGTAATGCCCAAGGCCTTGAAGAAGAAGCTCCCACTTCGAACATGAGCTAGCATCACCATTCGACATATAAGTGGACCAAAAGACTTAAGCTTGTTCCTTCCCATTCGCTGTCTGACATATCTGGAACAAGGAAACATGTCAATCTTTAGAGCATAGAACCAAGTGTTTGATAGTATGGCATACTGAAATGGTACTTACTCATTTTGGGGAAGATTTCTTGTCCTTCCTCCATACTTTATACATAGAAATAAGCACGATGGGCAGCTAGAATCTGATGGACGCATAGCCTTCTCTTCCTCTAGTACCTGAATAGGACATAATGTTGGGTTCTGTCGATTTGGATAGAAAACTTTCCTCCTAACTTGAGGATTCTCATATAGAACATGCTCCtagcaaaaagaaaagaataaaatcAGTAATTAGATAagaatatatatgttttatatatatgACTTCACACAGGATAATGCTACCAAAACTAGTGTGGTCATGTTGGTTAAAGAACAACAAACCCCACCATGAGTCTATGACACATAAATAGTGACATGTTGTACTCTTCACCAACTTTGTCAATACCTTGCTGATAAGATTTATGACACTATTAAGTTGATGATGCACCGAATTTATTTGCTTACCCCTGGATTAGAAGGAGACTCATATGGCTCTCCCTTCTTCAAAATGCTAAAGTGATTAAAATCCAACTCATACATATCTTCACATCCATGCCTTATCCCAAGTGATGCGAACACAATGATCTTCCTTATGGTGTGGGATTGAGCATTCTTTTGCTCAATAGCTTCAGACTCAATTATTCTCTTCACTTCTCTTGGACAGAAGGCCACTTTTGGAGGTTTTTTATTATGTGATATGCTCCCTGATCCTGCATAACAATTAGTATACCTCCCCATATTAAGGATACTGGTTGGTGGGGATTTATAATCTCTGATAACATTTTCATCTTGTTTTCTGGTTTGGTCTCTGATCAACTCAATCTCATCAGAAATGGGCTGTGTTTCAGGTAGTTCTTCATTTGTCAGTAGGTTGTGATGTAATGGCTCTACGACAACATTGTTCACGTCGTTTGCAGTTGTTGAGATTTCATTAGCTTCCCTTTCTTTATGCTCATTGTTAATACCATCATCTTCGTGATAATCATCCTCTTCATCATCACTTTCATCTGTATCATAACAATCTGCAGGAGACTCACCATCTTTGACCTTTTCATATTGCAAAAACTGTGTCTCATCCATGCTCATCCAGTTTACTAAACGGTTCTCTAGAAATGGGTCTTTCTGGGCCAAGCATTTTGTTTCTTGGTTCTTCTCTGAAGAGTCTTCGCTTTTGATAGTCTTTTCTGTATCATTTCCATTACTAACTGTCTCTGTCTTCTGCTTCTTAAACTTTTTGAAGTTGGTTTC
This genomic interval from Humulus lupulus chromosome 8, drHumLupu1.1, whole genome shotgun sequence contains the following:
- the LOC133795038 gene encoding uncharacterized protein LOC133795038 produces the protein MVPPPMVELQSCASLVNTSALCAIEQEVKGESVNVIAEISAELQRERQKNAELMKKISFLEAQIQERAKDSLCTNGQGSCPTPRETNFKKFKKQKTETVSNGNDTEKTIKSEDSSEKNQETKCLAQKDPFLENRLVNWMSMDETQFLQYEKVKDGESPADCYDTDESDDEEDDYHEDDGINNEHKEREANEISTTANDVNNVVVEPLHHNLLTNEELPETQPISDEIELIRDQTRKQDENVIRDYKSPPTSILNMGRYTNCYAGSGSISHNKKPPKVAFCPREVKRIIESEAIEQKNAQSHTIRKIIVFASLGIRHGCEDMYELDFNHFSILKKGEPYESPSNPGEHVLYENPQVRRKVFYPNRQNPTLCPIQVLEEEKAMRPSDSSCPSCLFLCIKYGGRTRNLPQNEYVRQRMGRNKLKSFGPLICRMVMLAHVRSGSFFFKALGITLLFMAGFPDDLVQRETKYRNLDLLQKYYRTDEEAEGEDLFLPHQIVSDSASPGSQQLTGKTCSTKPKVKKQANSSSISKPNNHNTQRYLALQKPGHLSSGPPSQFGLMGYTSIHTQAMAAFHHQSIPPQPQTPLEISNSVIANSSTNVPFPNQTPYHHHHTLPPQPTNPFVPALMYWPPPNTYPPATPYTPTYGYQSFPSAGNYISIHPQPYYTPLIPKIVEGDRKNDTGLNDDANDSDSSSSSTEPKKNQKVGTEK